One segment of Agrococcus sp. ProA11 DNA contains the following:
- a CDS encoding lysophospholipid acyltransferase family protein has product MTLPGHPPKAERSPVYVGLAAAILPVMAAMAKLHIRGNEHIPAEGAFVLSPNHYSEIDPVVMAVAIWKAGRVPRFMAKASLFRIPVVGRILKAAGQIPVERSGRPNSRSEPMDAARTLVRDELGVVIYPEGSLTRDPALWPMRGKTGAVRMALEAGVPLIPAAHWGTQHLMPRYGKGIRPVPRKHIEILFGPPVDLSEFAGKTDQRSMNLATERVMDAIAGLLGELRGETPPAQRYNPSAHGQAETGRFIDEQGKPRAGDAQEPRND; this is encoded by the coding sequence ATGACGCTGCCGGGCCATCCACCCAAGGCAGAGCGCAGCCCCGTCTACGTCGGCCTCGCGGCCGCGATCCTCCCGGTGATGGCCGCGATGGCCAAGCTGCACATCCGCGGCAACGAGCACATTCCCGCAGAGGGTGCGTTCGTGCTGTCGCCGAACCACTACAGCGAGATCGATCCGGTGGTGATGGCGGTGGCCATCTGGAAGGCCGGCCGGGTGCCGCGCTTCATGGCGAAGGCGAGCCTGTTCCGCATTCCCGTCGTCGGGCGCATCCTCAAGGCTGCCGGCCAGATCCCGGTGGAGCGCAGCGGTCGGCCGAACAGTCGGTCGGAGCCCATGGATGCGGCGCGCACGCTCGTACGCGACGAGCTGGGCGTCGTCATCTACCCGGAGGGGTCGCTCACGCGCGACCCCGCCCTGTGGCCGATGCGCGGCAAGACCGGCGCCGTGCGCATGGCGCTCGAGGCGGGCGTGCCGCTCATCCCCGCCGCGCACTGGGGCACGCAGCACCTCATGCCGCGCTACGGCAAGGGCATCCGTCCCGTGCCGCGCAAGCACATCGAGATCCTGTTCGGCCCGCCCGTGGACCTCTCGGAGTTCGCGGGCAAGACCGACCAGCGGTCGATGAACCTCGCGACCGAGCGCGTGATGGACGCGATCGCCGGGCTGCTGGGCGAGCTCCGCGGCGAGACCCCGCCGGCGCAGCGCTACAACCCCAGCGCCCACGGCCAGGCCGAGACGGGGCGCTTCATCGACGAGCAGGGCAAGCCGCGCGCCGGTGACGCACAGGAACCGCGGAATGACTGA
- a CDS encoding NAD(P)H-dependent glycerol-3-phosphate dehydrogenase, with amino-acid sequence MTDAVVLGAGSWGTTFAKALADGGAATTLWARRPEAAREIDEARRNTRYLPGITLPASLHATSDIREALEGASQVYLAVPSQQLRQLLREHGDAIEPDAPIVSLMKGVEGGTRMRMSEVIAEELGVDPHRIAVVSGPNLALEIAQEHPTAAVVSSSSADTARAVAKRARNDYFHSFINTDVIGTEFGGVLKNLVALAIGIVDGVGYGENTKASIITRGLAEVTDFAVAHGAERETLRGLAGLGDLIATCASPLSRNFTAGRLLGMGYSRTDVVERMEQVAEGLASVDPVSQLAAAKGVRMPILEQVKLVLDGGMDPRDIAPHLTTDDEPIEE; translated from the coding sequence ATGACTGACGCGGTCGTCCTGGGCGCGGGCAGCTGGGGCACGACCTTCGCGAAGGCGCTCGCCGACGGGGGAGCGGCGACCACGCTGTGGGCGCGCAGGCCGGAGGCGGCGCGCGAGATCGACGAGGCGCGGCGCAACACCCGCTACCTGCCGGGCATCACGCTGCCGGCGAGCCTGCACGCGACCAGCGACATTCGCGAGGCGCTGGAGGGCGCGTCGCAGGTGTACCTGGCCGTGCCGAGCCAGCAGCTGCGCCAGCTGCTGCGCGAGCATGGCGACGCGATCGAGCCGGACGCCCCGATCGTCAGCCTCATGAAGGGCGTCGAGGGCGGCACGCGCATGCGCATGAGCGAGGTGATCGCCGAAGAGCTCGGGGTCGACCCGCACCGCATCGCCGTGGTCTCGGGGCCGAACCTGGCGCTCGAGATCGCCCAAGAGCATCCGACGGCCGCCGTCGTCTCGTCCTCCAGCGCCGACACCGCTCGCGCCGTCGCGAAGCGGGCGCGCAACGACTACTTCCACTCGTTCATCAACACTGACGTGATCGGCACCGAGTTCGGCGGGGTGCTGAAGAACCTGGTGGCGCTCGCGATCGGCATCGTCGACGGCGTCGGCTACGGCGAGAACACCAAGGCGTCGATCATCACGCGCGGGCTCGCGGAGGTCACCGACTTCGCGGTCGCGCACGGGGCCGAGCGCGAGACCCTGCGCGGGCTCGCGGGCCTCGGCGACCTCATCGCCACCTGCGCGTCGCCGCTGTCGCGCAACTTCACCGCCGGGCGGCTGCTCGGCATGGGCTACTCGCGCACCGATGTGGTCGAGCGCATGGAGCAGGTGGCCGAGGGCCTCGCATCCGTCGACCCCGTCTCGCAGCTGGCCGCCGCCAAGGGGGTGCGGATGCCGATCCTCGAGCAGGTGAAGCTGGTACTCGACGGCGGGATGGATCCGCGCGACATCGCCCCGCATCTGACCACCGACGACGAGCCCATCGAGGAGTGA
- a CDS encoding D-alanine--D-alanine ligase family protein, translated as MADRDIAETTRKTRVALLFGGRSSEHTISCATAGSVLEHIDRDRYEVVPIGITRDGRLVLQPDDPAPLALELVPEVTGGDSVRLPESASSREMTVTDAAGVVTALGDVDILFPILHGRFGEDGTVQGLLDLVDVPYVGNGVLASAVAMDKHFAKTVIEHSGIRVAPWITVSRQDWAADRDAVRARLGDFPMPVFVKPARAGSSVGVSRVDSLLDFDRAMDLALAEDTRALVEAGVDGREIEVGVLGGHHGMRARASLPGEIVLDEGTFYDFDAKYRGLATARTECPADLDDATIQALQQAAIHAFEAIDGSGLARVDFFVSPEHGIVLNEINTMPGFTSISMFPVVWQASGIDYRDLITELIELGLQVER; from the coding sequence GTGGCCGACCGCGATATCGCAGAGACCACCCGCAAGACCCGCGTCGCGCTGCTGTTCGGCGGGCGCTCCAGCGAGCACACCATCTCGTGCGCCACAGCCGGCAGCGTGCTCGAGCACATCGACCGAGACCGCTACGAGGTCGTGCCGATCGGCATCACCCGTGACGGCCGGCTCGTGCTGCAGCCCGACGACCCGGCGCCGCTCGCGCTCGAGCTGGTGCCAGAGGTCACCGGGGGAGACAGCGTGCGGCTGCCCGAGTCGGCCTCGTCCCGCGAGATGACGGTGACGGATGCCGCGGGTGTCGTCACGGCGCTCGGTGACGTCGACATCCTGTTCCCGATCCTGCACGGCCGGTTCGGCGAGGACGGCACGGTGCAGGGCCTGCTCGACCTGGTCGACGTGCCCTACGTCGGCAACGGCGTGCTGGCGAGCGCGGTCGCCATGGACAAGCACTTCGCCAAGACCGTCATCGAGCACTCCGGCATCCGGGTGGCGCCGTGGATCACGGTCTCGCGGCAGGACTGGGCCGCGGACCGGGACGCGGTGCGCGCGCGGCTCGGCGACTTCCCGATGCCGGTCTTCGTCAAGCCCGCCCGCGCGGGCTCCTCGGTCGGCGTGAGCCGCGTCGACTCGCTGCTCGACTTCGACCGCGCCATGGATCTGGCGCTCGCGGAGGACACCCGGGCGCTGGTCGAGGCGGGCGTCGACGGGCGCGAGATCGAGGTGGGCGTGCTCGGCGGCCACCACGGCATGCGCGCCCGCGCATCGCTGCCGGGCGAGATCGTGCTCGACGAGGGCACCTTCTACGACTTCGACGCCAAGTACCGCGGGCTCGCAACCGCCCGCACTGAGTGCCCCGCCGATCTCGACGACGCGACCATCCAGGCGCTGCAGCAGGCCGCCATCCACGCCTTCGAAGCCATCGACGGCTCGGGCCTCGCGCGCGTCGACTTCTTCGTCTCGCCCGAGCACGGCATCGTGCTCAACGAGATCAACACGATGCCCGGCTTCACGTCGATCTCGATGTTCCCGGTCGTCTGGCAGGCGTCCGGCATCGACTACCGCGATCTCATCACCGAGCTGATCGAGCTCGGTCTGCAGGTGGAGCGGTAG
- a CDS encoding DUF488 domain-containing protein, with product MLTSAGVELVVDIRRFPGSRSNPAASRDAIEGELAAGGIDWRWEERLGGRRRLTKDEDAASPDDWWRVAAFRAYAAWTRSPEFADGLASVLADASGRRTAIMCSEAVWWRCHRRVVADVAVAAHGADVLHLMHDGSLRPHPLSETASATDGAMHWPAAPDSD from the coding sequence CTGCTGACGAGCGCCGGCGTGGAGCTGGTGGTCGACATCCGCCGCTTTCCGGGCAGCCGCAGCAATCCGGCGGCGTCGCGCGACGCGATCGAGGGCGAGCTGGCAGCCGGCGGCATCGACTGGCGCTGGGAGGAGCGGCTGGGCGGTCGCCGGCGGCTCACGAAGGATGAGGACGCTGCCTCACCCGATGACTGGTGGCGCGTCGCGGCCTTCCGCGCCTACGCGGCGTGGACGCGCTCGCCCGAGTTCGCCGACGGCCTCGCGTCGGTGCTCGCGGATGCGTCGGGGCGACGCACCGCCATCATGTGCTCGGAGGCGGTGTGGTGGCGCTGCCACCGCAGGGTCGTCGCCGACGTCGCCGTCGCGGCCCACGGCGCCGACGTGCTGCACCTGATGCACGACGGCAGCCTGCGCCCGCATCCGCTCAGCGAGACGGCGTCCGCGACCGACGGCGCGATGCACTGGCCCGCCGCGCCCGACTCCGACTGA
- a CDS encoding alpha/beta hydrolase, with protein MSASSFPEVHPAADGSSPDHRPVVLLHGGNVANWMWEPQLPALADRLAITPHLPGFGARTDETWPGLAAAADDMAARIRSLAGDRPVDVVGLSLGGVLALHLAARHPALVASVLASGAAVERVGGVARATSALQLALWHRRWFWKAQAVAFGLPPDSHEPYIDHGVSVRRDTARAMLTDVYAGGMPSGIAAYPGRMLLVAGEKEPAVMRRSLESLRRTVPTASTRIAPGMHHVWNVEDVDRWNATMRAWLAGEVHDWLLPA; from the coding sequence ATGAGCGCATCGTCATTCCCCGAAGTGCATCCGGCCGCCGACGGCTCCTCTCCCGACCATCGTCCGGTGGTGCTGCTGCACGGGGGCAACGTCGCCAATTGGATGTGGGAGCCGCAGCTGCCGGCGCTCGCTGACCGACTCGCCATCACCCCGCACCTGCCCGGCTTCGGTGCGCGAACCGACGAGACCTGGCCGGGGCTGGCTGCCGCGGCCGACGACATGGCCGCGCGCATCCGCTCGCTTGCCGGCGACCGACCGGTCGACGTGGTCGGGCTCTCGCTCGGTGGCGTGCTCGCGCTGCATCTGGCGGCCCGCCACCCGGCGCTCGTGGCGTCGGTGCTCGCGAGCGGCGCCGCCGTCGAGCGCGTGGGCGGCGTCGCGCGAGCGACTTCTGCGCTGCAGCTCGCGCTCTGGCACCGGCGCTGGTTCTGGAAGGCGCAGGCCGTTGCCTTCGGGCTCCCGCCGGACTCGCACGAGCCGTACATCGATCACGGCGTCTCCGTGCGTCGCGACACCGCGCGCGCCATGCTGACCGATGTCTACGCGGGTGGGATGCCGAGCGGCATCGCGGCGTATCCCGGACGGATGCTGCTGGTCGCCGGAGAGAAGGAGCCCGCCGTCATGCGCCGGTCGCTCGAGTCGCTGCGACGGACCGTGCCCACGGCATCGACGCGCATCGCCCCCGGCATGCATCATGTCTGGAACGTCGAAGACGTCGATCGGTGGAACGCGACCATGCGCGCGTGGCTCGCGGGCGAGGTGCACGACTGGCTCCTGCCTGCCTGA
- a CDS encoding Glu/Leu/Phe/Val dehydrogenase dimerization domain-containing protein: MSAIPEFSHERVLTSQGARSGLVITVALHSSALGPALGGCRMWTYPTWADGQADALRLSAAMTLKNAAAGLDAGGGKSVIAVPMGEPIDSARRRAALLDLGDLIEVLDGRYRTAEDVGTTEDDMVVVRERTAHVVGLPAERGGAGEPAGATALGVYSSIAPTLEAAFGSERIEGRSFVISGLGQVGGRLARMLACEGARLIVTDIDDRKQQLASELGARWISPERALTTEADVFVPAGLGGILTDDAIDALPVHAVVGPANNPLADRSGAARLQHRGIVYAPDFVVNAGGVIHLEGMAHGMEWPAIAERLTQIGDTLRDVLSSARDQGTTTLEAAEALAYARIDAARAHQSVGV, from the coding sequence ATGAGCGCCATCCCTGAGTTCTCGCACGAGCGCGTCCTGACATCGCAGGGCGCCCGCAGCGGGCTCGTCATCACCGTCGCACTGCATTCCAGCGCACTCGGCCCGGCACTGGGCGGCTGTCGAATGTGGACGTACCCGACGTGGGCCGACGGGCAGGCGGATGCGTTGCGGCTCTCCGCCGCGATGACGCTCAAGAACGCGGCCGCGGGCCTGGATGCGGGCGGCGGCAAGTCGGTGATCGCGGTTCCTATGGGTGAGCCGATCGACAGCGCGCGCCGCCGGGCGGCGCTGCTCGACCTCGGCGACCTGATCGAGGTGCTGGACGGTCGCTACCGCACCGCGGAGGATGTCGGCACGACCGAGGACGACATGGTGGTCGTGCGCGAGCGTACGGCCCACGTCGTCGGGCTGCCCGCGGAGCGGGGCGGCGCGGGCGAGCCCGCCGGGGCCACCGCGCTCGGCGTCTACTCGTCGATCGCTCCGACCCTCGAGGCTGCCTTCGGCTCCGAGCGCATCGAGGGCCGATCGTTCGTGATCTCGGGTCTCGGGCAGGTGGGCGGTCGACTGGCGCGCATGCTGGCGTGCGAGGGAGCGCGCCTGATCGTCACGGACATCGACGACCGGAAGCAGCAGCTCGCCAGCGAGCTCGGCGCTCGCTGGATCTCGCCGGAGCGCGCCCTCACCACGGAGGCCGACGTCTTCGTGCCCGCGGGCCTGGGCGGCATCCTCACCGACGATGCGATCGACGCCCTGCCGGTGCACGCCGTCGTCGGACCCGCGAACAATCCGCTCGCCGACCGCTCGGGCGCCGCGCGCCTGCAGCATCGCGGCATCGTCTACGCGCCCGACTTCGTTGTGAACGCGGGCGGCGTCATCCACCTCGAGGGCATGGCCCACGGCATGGAGTGGCCCGCGATCGCCGAGCGCCTCACACAGATCGGTGACACGCTGCGCGACGTGCTCTCGAGCGCGCGCGACCAGGGCACCACCACGCTCGAGGCTGCGGAGGCGCTCGCCTACGCGCGCATCGATGCTGCTCGCGCGCACCAGTCCGTCGGCGTCTGA
- a CDS encoding acylphosphatase — protein sequence MGFRMAASAEARRLGVVGSARNRFDRTVEVEAEGTRDAVQAMARWLEHGPATARVDRVESEEVEPRGDAAFRVA from the coding sequence GTGGGGTTCCGCATGGCCGCCTCCGCCGAGGCCAGGCGGCTCGGCGTGGTCGGCAGCGCCCGCAACCGCTTCGACCGCACCGTCGAGGTCGAGGCCGAGGGCACCAGGGATGCGGTGCAGGCCATGGCGCGCTGGCTCGAGCATGGCCCGGCGACGGCCCGCGTCGACCGCGTCGAGTCCGAAGAGGTCGAGCCGCGCGGCGACGCGGCGTTCCGCGTCGCCTGA
- the ychF gene encoding redox-regulated ATPase YchF: protein MALTIGIVGLPNVGKSTLFNALTKNTVLAANYPFATIEPNIGVVELPDERLTRLAEIHGSQRILPAALSFVDIAGIVKGASEGEGLGNKFLANIREADAIAQVVRGFDDSDVVHVDGAVDPASDMETINTELMLADMQTLEKAIPRLEKELKGKKIEPGVLAAAVEANEILNSGRTLSQAGFDTTPIRELGLLTAKPVLFVFNVDEAVLSDADRKAELAALVAPAKAVFLDAQVESELVDLDPAEALELLQSLGQEESGLDQLARIGFETLGLQTYLTAGPKESRAWTIRKGWTAPQAAGVIHTDFERGFIKAEVVSFEDLDAHGSMAEAKAAGRVRIEGKDYVMADGDVVEFRFNV, encoded by the coding sequence GTGGCACTCACGATCGGCATCGTCGGACTCCCCAATGTGGGCAAGTCGACCCTCTTCAACGCTCTCACCAAGAACACCGTGCTCGCGGCGAACTACCCGTTCGCAACGATCGAGCCCAACATCGGGGTGGTCGAGCTGCCGGATGAGCGGCTCACGCGGCTCGCCGAGATCCACGGCTCGCAGCGCATCCTGCCCGCCGCGCTGTCGTTCGTCGACATCGCCGGCATCGTCAAGGGCGCGAGCGAGGGCGAGGGGCTCGGCAACAAGTTCCTCGCGAACATCCGCGAGGCCGACGCGATCGCGCAGGTCGTGCGCGGCTTCGACGACAGCGACGTCGTGCACGTGGACGGCGCGGTGGATCCGGCCTCCGACATGGAGACGATCAACACCGAGCTGATGCTCGCCGACATGCAGACGCTCGAGAAGGCGATCCCGCGGCTCGAGAAGGAGCTGAAGGGCAAGAAGATCGAGCCCGGCGTGCTTGCGGCAGCGGTGGAGGCGAACGAGATCCTGAACTCCGGCCGCACGCTCTCGCAGGCCGGCTTCGACACGACGCCGATCAGGGAGCTCGGGCTGCTCACGGCCAAGCCGGTGCTGTTCGTCTTCAACGTCGACGAGGCGGTGCTCTCGGATGCCGACCGGAAGGCCGAGCTCGCCGCGCTGGTTGCGCCGGCGAAGGCGGTCTTCCTGGATGCGCAGGTGGAGTCGGAGCTCGTCGACCTCGACCCCGCTGAGGCGCTCGAGCTGCTGCAGTCGCTCGGCCAGGAGGAGTCCGGCCTCGACCAGCTCGCCCGCATCGGCTTCGAGACGCTCGGCCTGCAGACCTACCTCACGGCAGGCCCGAAGGAGTCGCGCGCCTGGACGATCCGCAAGGGCTGGACGGCCCCGCAGGCCGCCGGCGTCATCCACACCGACTTCGAGCGCGGCTTCATCAAGGCTGAGGTCGTCTCCTTCGAGGATCTGGACGCGCACGGCTCGATGGCCGAGGCGAAGGCCGCAGGACGGGTGCGCATCGAGGGCAAGGACTACGTGATGGCCGACGGTGACGTGGTGGAGTTCCGCTTCAACGTCTAG
- a CDS encoding ATP-binding protein: protein MTGRLIVLSGLPGVGKTTIAELVAARTGSVHLSIDAVEESILACGLPPGWRVGVAAYEATRAMAEQNLRLGRNVVVDAVNDSEEARQTWRTAGSRTGAQVDFVHLVVSDAQEHERRLGERDRGLAHVGEPAWSDVLRRRADYAAWSDEVLEFDTAAQTAYEVAAELTARLSSA from the coding sequence GTGACCGGTCGCCTCATCGTGCTCTCCGGCCTCCCGGGGGTTGGAAAGACGACTATCGCCGAGCTCGTCGCCGCACGCACAGGGTCGGTCCACCTTTCCATCGACGCGGTCGAGGAGTCGATCCTTGCCTGCGGTCTACCGCCAGGATGGCGAGTCGGCGTTGCTGCGTACGAAGCGACGCGTGCGATGGCAGAGCAGAATCTGCGGCTCGGACGCAATGTCGTCGTCGATGCTGTCAACGACAGCGAGGAGGCTCGGCAGACTTGGCGCACTGCGGGCTCGCGCACAGGCGCACAGGTCGACTTCGTGCACCTCGTGGTCTCCGATGCGCAGGAGCATGAGCGAAGGCTCGGCGAAAGAGATCGCGGTCTCGCCCACGTCGGTGAGCCGGCGTGGTCGGACGTGCTGCGCCGGCGAGCTGACTACGCCGCGTGGTCCGATGAGGTCTTGGAGTTCGACACTGCAGCGCAGACGGCCTACGAAGTTGCAGCCGAGCTCACCGCGCGCCTTAGCTCGGCATGA
- a CDS encoding DUF2243 domain-containing protein, whose protein sequence is MARSRDSGRNALSGVLFGVGLIAFIDETVFHQLLHWHHFYDLGTPDLGLVSDGFFHALSWFATIGGLFLLADLRRRGGLWPARWWGGVLVGAGGFQLYDGVIQHKLLGIHQIRYVDDLIVYDVVWNVTAIALVVAGDVLLARTRKSAAATRAAR, encoded by the coding sequence ATGGCGCGCAGCCGCGACTCGGGGCGGAACGCCCTGTCGGGAGTGCTCTTCGGGGTGGGCCTGATCGCGTTCATCGACGAGACCGTCTTCCATCAGCTGCTGCACTGGCATCACTTCTACGACCTCGGAACGCCCGACCTCGGCCTGGTGTCGGACGGGTTCTTCCACGCCTTGAGTTGGTTCGCCACGATCGGCGGCCTGTTCCTCCTCGCCGATCTGCGGCGACGCGGTGGCCTCTGGCCCGCACGGTGGTGGGGCGGGGTGCTCGTGGGAGCCGGAGGGTTCCAGCTCTACGACGGCGTGATCCAGCACAAGCTGCTGGGCATCCATCAGATCCGATACGTGGACGACCTGATCGTGTACGACGTGGTCTGGAACGTGACGGCCATCGCGCTCGTCGTCGCGGGGGACGTGCTGCTTGCGCGCACCAGGAAGTCGGCTGCGGCTACGCGCGCCGCACGGTAG
- a CDS encoding cytochrome c oxidase assembly protein → MGVVRSRQQGRPWPWSRLVLWCAGIAAATISVAGPLAAASHASFVAHMWAHLLIGMLAPLLLVLAAPISLAMRALSVEPARRLSRVLRSRPLRVLSHPVTAAGLSAGGLWLLYSTPLLQWMQSSSLVHVVVHAHLLLAGYLLTAAAIGLDPSPHRAPRPVTAVALLATMASHSILAKVLYADPPGLYTVAEVQAGAQLMYYAGSWIEVVIVALFCARWYREAGRRVPGTATGRAGAAGLRRQRCRADRASGRRAR, encoded by the coding sequence ATGGGTGTCGTCCGATCGCGACAGCAAGGCAGGCCGTGGCCATGGTCTCGCCTGGTGCTGTGGTGCGCAGGCATCGCGGCGGCCACGATCTCCGTCGCTGGGCCGCTCGCAGCCGCCTCGCACGCCAGCTTCGTGGCACACATGTGGGCGCATCTCCTCATCGGGATGCTGGCCCCGCTGCTGCTGGTGCTCGCGGCACCGATCTCTCTGGCAATGCGGGCGCTCTCGGTCGAGCCGGCGCGCCGGCTGTCCCGGGTGCTCAGGAGCCGCCCGCTGCGCGTGCTCTCGCACCCCGTCACCGCGGCGGGCCTCAGCGCGGGCGGGCTGTGGCTGCTCTACTCCACGCCGCTGCTCCAGTGGATGCAGTCCAGTTCGCTGGTGCACGTGGTGGTGCACGCCCACCTGCTCCTGGCCGGCTATCTGCTGACCGCCGCGGCGATCGGCCTCGACCCGTCGCCGCATCGTGCGCCTCGCCCGGTCACCGCGGTCGCGCTCCTCGCCACGATGGCATCGCACAGCATCCTCGCCAAGGTGCTCTACGCCGATCCTCCCGGCCTGTACACGGTCGCTGAGGTGCAGGCGGGGGCGCAGCTCATGTACTACGCGGGCAGCTGGATCGAGGTCGTGATCGTCGCGCTCTTCTGCGCCCGCTGGTACCGGGAAGCGGGACGTCGTGTGCCTGGCACGGCGACGGGTCGAGCGGGCGCTGCTGGTCTCAGGCGACAGCGATGCCGAGCTGATCGAGCATCCGGTCGACGTGCTCGGTGA
- a CDS encoding arsenate reductase ArsC yields the protein MDQLDVGARRGLPGITYPERFLHALTDELRADFEGIFAAETIERYVVESYTALLRTSAVKAHLVTRVTRFAKDRLHALAEAKGAIPQDRPSVLFVCVQNAGRSQMAAAIAAERSGGRLVVRSAGSMPATALNPAVVSAMAEVGLDLTEEFPKPLTDDVVRAADVVVTMGCGDACPIYPGKHYEDWQLDDPEHATAEDVRRVRDEITEHVDRMLDQLGIAVA from the coding sequence ATGGACCAGCTCGACGTCGGCGCACGCCGCGGCCTGCCGGGGATCACCTACCCCGAGCGCTTCCTGCACGCACTCACCGACGAGCTGCGGGCCGACTTCGAGGGCATCTTCGCTGCCGAGACGATCGAGCGCTACGTCGTGGAGTCCTACACCGCCCTGCTGCGGACCTCGGCGGTGAAGGCGCACCTCGTCACGCGTGTCACCCGGTTCGCCAAGGATCGGCTGCACGCCCTCGCCGAGGCGAAGGGCGCCATCCCCCAAGACCGCCCCAGCGTGCTGTTCGTGTGTGTGCAGAACGCCGGCCGCTCGCAGATGGCGGCTGCCATCGCGGCAGAGCGCTCCGGCGGCCGACTGGTGGTGCGCTCCGCGGGTTCGATGCCGGCCACCGCCCTGAACCCTGCCGTCGTCTCGGCCATGGCCGAGGTCGGGCTCGACCTGACCGAGGAGTTCCCGAAGCCGCTGACCGACGACGTCGTGCGTGCCGCCGACGTCGTTGTGACGATGGGATGCGGCGATGCCTGCCCGATCTACCCCGGCAAGCACTACGAGGACTGGCAGCTCGACGATCCGGAGCACGCGACAGCCGAGGATGTGCGGCGCGTGCGCGACGAGATCACCGAGCACGTCGACCGGATGCTCGATCAGCTCGGCATCGCTGTCGCCTGA
- a CDS encoding arsenate reductase ArsC, producing the protein MSEKPTVLFVCVHNAGRSQMAAGFASALSDGAVEVLSAGSAPKDQINPVAIEAMAEVGIDIAGNTPKVLTVDAVRESDAVITMGCGDACPIFPGKRYEDWELEDPAGKDIETVRRVRDDIRGRVERLLAELVPSAS; encoded by the coding sequence ATGTCCGAGAAGCCCACCGTCCTGTTCGTCTGCGTCCACAACGCCGGACGCTCCCAGATGGCCGCCGGATTCGCGTCGGCGCTCTCGGACGGCGCCGTCGAGGTGCTGTCCGCCGGCAGCGCACCGAAGGACCAGATCAACCCGGTCGCCATCGAGGCGATGGCCGAGGTCGGCATCGACATCGCCGGGAACACGCCGAAGGTGCTCACGGTCGACGCGGTCCGCGAGTCCGACGCCGTCATCACCATGGGATGCGGCGACGCCTGCCCCATCTTCCCCGGCAAGCGCTACGAGGACTGGGAGCTCGAGGACCCGGCCGGCAAGGACATCGAGACCGTGCGCCGCGTGCGTGACGACATCCGCGGTCGCGTCGAGCGCCTGCTCGCCGAGCTCGTGCCCAGCGCGAGCTGA
- a CDS encoding metalloregulator ArsR/SmtB family transcription factor, with amino-acid sequence MSTAPPTAPCSSTTTHAISEHAATTIAVTLKSLADPLRLRMLSAIASDPRGESCVCDLAELANVSQPTVSHHLKVLKDAGVLVSERRGTWVWYSIDAGARPAITALLESFAPAALAPPHDADAYHGLDDVDQALSHLASSLTSRFPQLSPDAVTGVVRESYAGLARTARITAHLVPLTERFARQRLSDLTRDRSTGVPQVLFVCVANAGRSQLAAALVNQAASGRVVARSAGSSPASAIHPNVRPLLESIDGATESEAYPKPLTDDAVRAADVVVTMGCGNVCPIIPGVRYEDWAVGDPALASAAGAAAIRDDIAQRVERLLAELV; translated from the coding sequence GTGAGCACCGCACCCCCAACCGCACCGTGCTCGTCCACCACGACGCACGCCATCAGTGAGCACGCCGCCACGACCATTGCGGTGACGCTGAAGTCGCTCGCCGACCCGCTGCGGCTGCGCATGCTCTCGGCCATCGCCTCCGATCCGCGCGGCGAGTCATGCGTCTGCGATCTCGCCGAGCTCGCGAACGTCTCGCAGCCCACCGTCTCGCACCACCTCAAAGTGCTCAAGGACGCCGGCGTGCTGGTCTCGGAGCGTCGCGGCACCTGGGTCTGGTACTCGATCGATGCGGGCGCTCGTCCCGCTATCACCGCGCTGCTCGAGAGCTTCGCGCCCGCAGCACTCGCGCCGCCCCACGATGCGGACGCCTACCACGGCCTCGACGACGTCGACCAGGCGCTCTCGCACCTCGCCTCCTCGCTGACGTCACGGTTTCCCCAGCTGAGTCCCGACGCCGTGACGGGCGTGGTGCGCGAGTCCTACGCCGGCCTCGCCCGAACAGCGCGGATCACCGCACACCTGGTGCCACTGACGGAGCGGTTCGCCCGGCAGCGACTCTCCGACCTGACGCGCGACCGCTCGACGGGCGTGCCGCAGGTGCTGTTCGTCTGCGTCGCCAACGCGGGCCGGTCGCAACTCGCGGCCGCGCTCGTCAACCAGGCGGCATCCGGCCGCGTCGTCGCCCGCTCCGCCGGTTCGTCGCCTGCCTCCGCCATCCACCCCAACGTGCGGCCGCTGCTCGAGTCCATCGACGGCGCCACCGAGTCCGAGGCCTATCCCAAGCCGCTCACCGACGACGCCGTCCGCGCGGCCGATGTCGTCGTCACGATGGGCTGCGGCAACGTCTGCCCGATCATCCCCGGTGTGCGGTACGAGGACTGGGCGGTCGGCGACCCGGCGCTCGCATCGGCCGCCGGCGCGGCCGCGATTCGCGACGACATCGCACAACGCGTCGAGCGGCTCCTCGCCGAGCTCGTCTGA